The following proteins come from a genomic window of Gynuella sunshinyii YC6258:
- the purN gene encoding phosphoribosylglycinamide formyltransferase — MNPKSGIVVLISGSGSNLQAIIDQVQQGHINGEIRAVISNRADAFGLERARTAGIPAIILDHRVFASREAFDQMLARTIEAFTPDVVVMAGFMRILTPEFVQQFMGRLINIHPALLPKYKGLDTHQRAIDAGDKEHGCTVHFVTAELDDGPNIIQAVVSIAADDDAKSLSVKVQQQEHIIYPLAVKWFTENRLSMIEGQAYFDGNILEQYGKIIDAR, encoded by the coding sequence GTGAACCCAAAGTCAGGCATCGTGGTACTGATCTCGGGCAGCGGCTCCAATCTCCAGGCCATCATCGACCAGGTTCAGCAGGGACATATTAATGGCGAAATACGCGCCGTCATCTCCAACCGCGCAGATGCGTTTGGTCTTGAACGGGCCCGCACTGCGGGCATTCCTGCCATCATTCTTGATCACCGGGTATTTGCTTCACGCGAAGCATTCGACCAGATGCTGGCCCGCACGATCGAGGCCTTTACACCAGACGTCGTGGTCATGGCGGGGTTCATGCGCATCCTGACGCCCGAGTTTGTACAGCAGTTTATGGGTCGACTAATCAATATCCACCCTGCATTACTACCGAAATATAAAGGCCTCGACACCCACCAGCGCGCCATTGATGCCGGTGATAAAGAACATGGTTGCACCGTTCATTTTGTGACCGCTGAACTGGACGACGGGCCCAACATCATTCAGGCTGTGGTCTCTATTGCTGCTGATGACGATGCCAAGTCGTTGTCAGTCAAGGTTCAGCAACAGGAACACATCATCTACCCACTCGCAGTAAAGTGGTTTACTGAAAACAGGCTCAGCATGATTGAGGGTCAGGCATATTTCGATGGGAACATTCTTGAGCAATACGGCAAAATTATTGACGCCCGATAG
- a CDS encoding DUF3108 domain-containing protein — MGTFLSNTAKLLTPDSLAKAMIRRLSCFLAMPIIIILTASSAQAEGLTEFRMKLKAERFRPISVTMSGTQSLVKLPNENWQFQLMADGSWAGIEETSEFSVQQNQVLPVHFQSDSHFSFFSEKKEITFDRQNNKISITVDKDQRTLDLKAAVFDPHSYQIHLANQIREGKSDIEFQVIRYKRPLIYSYQVVGEEWLNTATGKLLTVKVRQVRGVDKKEDYFVWLAKDYGYIPIQFEHYKKDKIIDRIEMISGTFDGKPIQGSR, encoded by the coding sequence ATGGGAACATTCTTGAGCAATACGGCAAAATTATTGACGCCCGATAGTCTGGCAAAGGCGATGATCAGAAGGCTTTCTTGTTTTTTGGCAATGCCGATTATCATCATCCTCACAGCATCATCAGCGCAGGCAGAAGGTCTGACCGAGTTCAGAATGAAGCTCAAAGCCGAGCGCTTTCGCCCAATCAGCGTTACCATGTCCGGAACTCAAAGCCTGGTGAAACTGCCCAACGAAAACTGGCAGTTTCAGTTGATGGCAGACGGTTCCTGGGCAGGCATTGAGGAAACATCTGAGTTTTCCGTTCAGCAAAACCAAGTACTACCCGTTCATTTTCAAAGCGATTCCCACTTCAGCTTTTTCTCAGAAAAAAAGGAAATCACTTTTGACCGGCAAAACAACAAAATCTCCATAACGGTCGACAAAGACCAGCGCACTCTTGACCTGAAAGCGGCCGTATTTGATCCGCACTCCTACCAAATCCATCTGGCCAACCAGATACGCGAAGGCAAAAGCGATATTGAGTTTCAGGTTATTCGCTACAAAAGGCCATTGATCTACAGTTATCAGGTCGTTGGCGAAGAATGGCTGAACACAGCCACCGGCAAGTTGCTGACGGTGAAGGTCAGACAAGTTCGCGGGGTAGACAAAAAAGAAGATTATTTTGTCTGGCTGGCAAAAGATTATGGCTACATCCCAATTCAATTTGAACACTATAAAAAAGATAAGATCATTGATCGAATTGAGATGATTTCCGGCACCTTCGATGGAAAACCTATTCAGGGTAGCCGGTAA
- a CDS encoding 2-hydroxyacid dehydrogenase, giving the protein MKVAVFSTKPYDQKHLEAANQGQQELVFFDTHMSAQTAALAEGFDVVCCFVNDVLDDETITNLHHAGIKMIAMRCAGFNNIDLNKCRELGLPVARVPEYSPYAVAEHAVALIMDLNRNIHRAFNRVRENDYSLNGLLGFDMHGKTVGVIGTGKIGVAFAKIMHGFGCQIIASDPYQNPDMEALGTYVDRDELWQQADIISLHCPLMPATQHLINQNTIEKMKPGVMIINTSRGGLIDTKAVIDGLKSEKIGYLGLDVYEEEANLFFEDYSNDMLMDDIFARLLTFPNVVITGHQAFFTREALQAIARITIQNLSNFASGTMTEVRWIPETLAHQP; this is encoded by the coding sequence ATGAAAGTGGCCGTTTTTTCTACCAAACCATATGATCAAAAGCACCTTGAGGCTGCCAATCAGGGCCAGCAGGAACTGGTGTTTTTTGACACCCATATGTCGGCCCAAACAGCCGCACTGGCAGAAGGATTTGATGTAGTTTGTTGCTTCGTAAACGATGTTCTGGATGACGAGACCATCACAAACCTTCATCATGCCGGCATCAAAATGATCGCCATGCGTTGCGCCGGCTTTAACAATATTGATCTCAATAAATGTCGTGAGTTGGGCTTACCGGTTGCCCGGGTGCCGGAATACTCTCCATATGCAGTAGCTGAACATGCTGTTGCATTGATCATGGATCTCAACCGTAACATCCACAGAGCATTCAATCGGGTCAGGGAAAATGATTACTCCCTTAACGGACTCTTGGGGTTTGATATGCATGGTAAAACCGTCGGAGTGATCGGTACCGGCAAAATAGGTGTCGCATTTGCTAAGATTATGCATGGCTTTGGGTGTCAGATTATCGCTTCCGATCCTTACCAAAACCCGGACATGGAAGCGCTCGGCACCTATGTTGACAGGGATGAGCTTTGGCAACAGGCGGATATTATCAGCCTGCATTGCCCACTCATGCCGGCGACACAGCATCTGATCAATCAAAATACGATTGAAAAAATGAAACCTGGAGTAATGATCATCAATACCTCCAGAGGAGGCCTGATTGATACGAAAGCCGTGATTGATGGACTCAAGAGCGAAAAAATCGGTTATCTCGGCCTGGATGTTTACGAAGAAGAAGCCAATTTGTTTTTTGAAGACTATTCCAACGACATGTTAATGGACGATATTTTTGCCCGTCTACTAACCTTCCCAAATGTCGTCATCACAGGTCACCAAGCATTTTTTACCCGCGAAGCATTACAGGCAATTGCCAGGATAACCATTCAAAATCTGAGTAATTTTGCATCCGGCACCATGACAGAAGTGAGATGGATACCAGAGACTCTCGCTCATCAACCGTAA